ATCACAATCCTCACCAACAAAGATGCCCCACTTGTGCCCCTCCACCACCCAATTTCATTGGGTCAATTATCCACGTGAGCTCAATCCAACTTGAACTCTCGTCTCTTCAGCCCTTTTTCTTTGACCCttggctatatatatatatgaggaagaaaaaaagccTGAGCCCAACATATCTTTTCTTCACTTCAGTATTCAACATCAGCAAGGCACACATACAATCAAGCAATGATGAGGGAGAGAGATGCAGAGGCGGAGTTGAATCTTCCCCCCGGATTCCGGTTCCATCCCACAGATGAAGAGCTTGTTGTTCATTACCTTTGCCGCAAGGCCAGCTACCAGACTCTACCGGTTCCaattatttttgagattgaCCTTTATAAATATGATCCTTGGCAGCTTCCTGGTACTTTTACTctgcaatttgttttcattgtaGTAAATCTTCCCCAGAAATTGTGAGTTATGTTCCTAACTCTTATATTTGTTTCATAAATGGCAGAGAAGGCGCTGTTCGGAATCAAGGAATGGTACTTCTTTACACCTCGGGACAGGAAGTACCCGAATGGGTCGAGACCTAACAGAGCCGCAGGCAATGGATACTGGAAAGCAACTGGCGCTGATAAACCCGTTAGACCAACGGGAAGCACAAAAACTGTTGGAATAAAGAAAGCGCTGGTTTTCTACTCTGGAAAAGCTCCTAAAGGAACCAAGACTGATTGGATTATGCATGAGTACAGGCTTGCCCAACCAATTCGTTCATCTGATAAAAAGAGCAGTTTAAGGGTATGTATGAATTATGATGCTACTGCATATGTATTGCGTTCCTAAAACTTAATAAGTCACCTCTTGATTTTCCTTTGCCAAGGCTCACATCAATGATCAATGTACCTTTTCCTTAAGCAGTTGGACGACTGGGTTCTTTGCCGGATCTACAACAAAAAGAACAATTGGAGGGAGAAGATGCAACACCAAATGAACCAACTATTACCTCATGAACCTATTGATCCCTTTGAGGTGGCTGAAGACGATGGGTCAGACAGTCTGAGGACCCCTGAATCAGATATTGACATTGAGACTCTTTCTTACAATCACGATCTACATGGTGCCCAGGGGCAGGGTTATTCATATCAAGTGCTACATGATAACAATTTGCAAATTACTGATTCTGACAGCGGTTTCCCCGCACGAGAATGCTTCAAAGAAGAAGATGACTACTGGTTAACAAACTTGAATCTGGAAGATCTGCAGAATTCCCTTACAACCTTTGGAACAATGCCCTTACCAGATTTCAGTTATCAGGATTCTTTTTCAATGATCCATGGTTTACCATACTAACCAGCTGCTCTTTAATTACAGTGCTACTAGCAGAAGGCTGAGgggccttttttctttttcctttttttttttcatttgtccCAACAAGGGGGAGAGAGTATAACTTCATTCAATTAATTACTTCTCAGGCCACACTTCGTGTATTCTTTTTGCCCATCTTCTGAATTACTCCAAATACAGCTTGTAATTGTCTTTTGATGTATATATAGTGGTATCTTGTGGTATATTTGCATCCTTCACATTCACTATCTTAGCTATATGTAAGAAAATGCTCaaagaaatttctttcttctcttgggaaaaaaagggaaacagAAGGAAAAGTGACTCATTTTCTAGAATTAGTTTGCAGGTTTGCTTTCTCCACagatcaataataataataataataacaacaataataataataatgaacacCTATGGGGAAGAAAGCATATAAAGCAGAATTCACAAATTCCTGCAACCACAACAGTCTCATGTTAGACCAAAGAGATGCATGAGGACGATCTGGTAGAAGGAGGTGGTGTCTTAGAGAGAACGAAAAATAAGGGTGAAAAGCAACAGTAACAATAGTAGAAAGAAAATTAGGCATTTTAAAGAGACTGGAAGAAAAGATCTTGAAAGGAAGGGCATAGTGCGAGCAAGGGACGAGAAATAAGGTTAAGCATAGAAAATCCCTAGGATCCCTTAATCTTTGGTTTCTATTCcttattagtttctatttagtTTAGGAAATAAAGAATCCTTAGgattagtttatattttatttagtaatcTATATAAAATAGGGAAAGTGTAatgggaaagaaatgaaaaaatattgtcGATAAGAAAAATTTGTTCTATCAATTTTGCATCTTCTCCTTGGGTCATaaaaattggtatcagagcacagTCTTGGCACCAATCATGGTAGAAGGGACTGGAGCACAAGGACAACGAAGACTTGAAGATACTATAAAGCAATGTAGGATTCATCGGATAAATAAGCAGCCGCTTTGTCACAGCTACAAAATTCATTGAATAAAGAAGAAACTATCTTATTAGAACTATCGAGAATGGTTGTAGCAATAAACCTAAAATTTGAACATATGACTTTTAGAATAGAGGAGTTAGGTAATGGGGATAGTGCTTCAATCAATAGAAGTAGGATAGACTATCACTCACACAGTACAAACTTCTTTCAAACCAActtttccaaattcaattttccaaaatttgaaggTAAGAATCCTAGTGAGTGGATTTACAAatgtgacaatttttttttaaaattaatggaatcGGGGACCAAGAGAAGGTAGGATTGGCTTCCTTACGTTTAGAAGGGAGGGTCTTGGAATTGTTTTAAGGGTACGAGGCTAGTAACAAGGATATCAATTGGACATAGTTTTCTATAGATGTTGTTTTTAGGTTTGGCCCTATTGTTTATGATAGCCCTATTGGGCATAAAACCAAATTGAAATAGGTTTCTACGGTTAAGGCATACCAAGAGTAGTTTGAAGCATTGATGGCTACAACTAATGGGTTGTCAGaggaattttttgtttaattttcattagtGGCTTGAAAGAGGTAATTAAAAATCAAGTCACTGGCCATGTTTCGAACAAACACACTGGCCCAAACCATCGAGTTAGCCTTGTTGCATGAAAAGACAATGGAAACAATTCTCAAGGAAGTCAAGGCCTCTAATGAAAATGGGGATAGTATAGTGAACTCTATGGGAATCAGAATGAATTTGACTAGCCAATTACCACCCATTAAGAGGATTTCAGCAACAGAGATGCAAGAGAGATGAGGCAAAATACTTTGTTATTATTGTGATGAGAAGTATGAATCTGgtcataaatataaaagaaagcaaaattttctattagatgGTCATGAAAGTGAAGTGGAAGAGATATgtgaagttgaaaataatatcaagAAGGATGATCTTGTGGTTTCAATCAATGCAATATTTGGTTCAAAATCTCATCAAACCATGAGAATCCATGGCAACATCAAGAAGAAGGTTGTCACCATACTAATTGACTCAAGAAGCATAAATAATTTCCTTGATCCTATAGTGTCCAAAAGAGCATGATACTCAATACAAACTACCAACCTCATGAATATGATAGTAGCGGATGAAACTAGAATTACTAGTGATGCAAAAGGCAATTGACATGGAGCATGCAAGGGAAGGAATTTCAGGCAGATTTGAGGCTCATACCCTTGGGTGGGTGTGATATGGTATTGGGAATTCAATGGTCAACTGAATTGGGACCCATATTGTGGGATTTCAAgaatttgagaatgaaatttattGTTGATGGAAGGAAATTCGTGTTGAGAGGTACAACTACAAGTCCCAAAAAGTTAGTGTCAACAGATCAAATTCAAAAGGATTCAAGGTGTATATCTCAAGCATTTAcaattcaaattttctcaatgcAAGGAGATgagaaaaataaagttgaaaaggAACAACAAGGCAGTTGTCTAACTTGTTTCCAAGCGCTACAACATGGGAAGATGCTTACAAGATTCAACAAAAGTTTCCACAATTTTAGCCTTGAGGACAAGGTTTCTTTTGATGGGAGAGAGAATGTTAAAACCCGAATAAAGGATCCTTAGGATCCTTCAATCTTTGATTCTATTCcttattagtttctatttagtTTAAGAAATAAAGGATCCTTAGgattagtttatattttatttagtttctattttattctgtttctatttctatttagtAGCCTATATAAAATAGGGAGAGTATAATGGGAAAGACAtggaaaaatattgttaataagaaaaatttgttCTTTTAATTTTGCATCTCTCCTTGGGTCATAAGATGGTTCTCATTTTAACACTCATATTCCGTGTGCCATATTATAAAGATGGTGAATAGGAGGCCATTTTAGAAGCTTGAAGAAGACAACAAGTTTACTTCTCCCATGAGATGATAGATAATGGAGAGCTCACAACGATTCTTTTCTATATTGGAAGGGTGCCATAATTGACTATCTAATACGAAGGAACAGTGAGACCAATGGGTGGAAGTGGGCTTATTTT
The sequence above is drawn from the Vitis riparia cultivar Riparia Gloire de Montpellier isolate 1030 chromosome 6, EGFV_Vit.rip_1.0, whole genome shotgun sequence genome and encodes:
- the LOC117915896 gene encoding NAC domain-containing protein 68-like, whose product is MMRERDAEAELNLPPGFRFHPTDEELVVHYLCRKASYQTLPVPIIFEIDLYKYDPWQLPEKALFGIKEWYFFTPRDRKYPNGSRPNRAAGNGYWKATGADKPVRPTGSTKTVGIKKALVFYSGKAPKGTKTDWIMHEYRLAQPIRSSDKKSSLRLDDWVLCRIYNKKNNWREKMQHQMNQLLPHEPIDPFEVAEDDGSDSLRTPESDIDIETLSYNHDLHGAQGQGYSYQVLHDNNLQITDSDSGFPARECFKEEDDYWLTNLNLEDLQNSLTTFGTMPLPDFSYQDSFSMIHGLPY